A stretch of DNA from Ranitomeya variabilis isolate aRanVar5 chromosome 1, aRanVar5.hap1, whole genome shotgun sequence:
cacccgcggctgttccgggcacatttcagctgttaaaaacagctgacatgtgccaggaaagatgttggctcaccaccagagcccacatcaagggaagggagtccaacatcggtgtactattacaccTGAAGTCGGAAAGAAAATAAGGAGGGCTTTTGGATGCAGATCCACCAAATATATGTCCCCGAATCTGCTCGACTTGAAGTCCTCAATTGtgtccatgattctaaacttgtaggACACACTGGAGTCATGAAAACGAAGAACTACTACTTCATTGTTGTATGATCATACCTGAGGAAGGCTATTATTAATAAGCATATAGCCGAAACGTGTTGTTTTATATAtggtttttattttaaatatattactgaagatttgtaatacctctgcctggtgcctgttacctgggagcgctgaacagactggatgaaccttcttttttttttctgaactAACTGAGATGTTACAAAAGGCTCAAGCAGATTCTAAAGAAACAGCAGATAAACGTTGCAAAGCCCCTCCTACCCTTCAGGTCGGTGATAAGGTTTGGCTTTCTGAAAAAAATCTGAAAACGAACGGACTGTCTTCTATATTGGGTAAAAGTCATAAGACCTCTTTGAAATTTCTGCACAAAATAAGTTGCTTTCCGTTTTAAAACTTCCAAACAGCCTTCAAATTCACCCTGTGTGCTTTGTGTCCTTGCTCAAACTATTCAATGAAAACCTGTTTCCAGGAAAAACTCAGCCACCTCCTCCACCAGAAAAAAGTCCATGGTGAAGAAGAGTAGATTGTGAATGAAATTTTAGACGCTAGAAGATTTAGAGGAAGACTACAGTATTTGGTGCAATGGCAGGGACCAAAATTTCTATGCACCCAGGCTTGCAAGAGCTTTTCATCAGAGACATCCAGATAAGCCATCACCTTACATGTCCAAAGGCCATCCTAGAAGGAGGGGAGTGCTGTCAGGACTCGAACCCTCCAGCTCTTGCGCACCAGCGCTTCCCTCTTAGCCCAGAACTGTCCAATGAGCTGAATAGCTAACACAAATACTTGTACCTGTCTTGTTTCTGATTTGCTTctccctgattgaacaccctatttaagCTTGGCATAGCACTCCCTTCCTTTTGAGATTGAGCTActagcctctagtcaagcttcttTTCACCAGCTCCTTCCTTCTAAGattacattgctgctcctgtgtaccgactccttggctatccctgactacactACCTTTCTGTGCTGCCCCTAGGGGTTGCATTACCTCTACTGcaactcaggtcagtccataacaggggCGCTGTGCCTGACAGTCATGCTTGCTCTTCTGCTCGTAGACCTCCTATCAGATGGAGCTGGGATAGGCAGTACATACTGCTGTGCGGGGAGGGGGGGCTCTGGTGTCACGCTCGCAGATCTCTTATCAGACTGAGTTGGGTCAGGTCGTACACACCACTGTTTGGGGAGGGGCCGCTGTACCAGACAGTCATGCAGTTTCTTTTACTTGCAGACCTCCTATCAGACGGAGCTAGGGCAGGCGCTGGACCTGATCACAGCTCAGCCGGGGAAGGTTGATTTGGATCGGTACACAGAGTGTAGGTGGGTGACTCCTCATTTTCCTGCCCTGTTTTTGCCCTTCAGCGTCTCAGACCCGACTTGCCTTTTAGGTATAAGTCCATCGTGAAGTACAAGACGGCCTTCTACTCCTTCTACCTCCCGGTGGCTGCCGCTATGTATATGGTGAGTATATGTGGCTCCGGCGGAGGATGGGGCAGTCATATGTTACTCGTATTCTCTCCTCGCAGGCCGGGATAGACAGCGAGGACGATCACCAGAACGCCAAAACTATCCTGCTGGAAATGGGCGAGTTCTTCCAGATACAGGTGAGCTGGGTGATGTTGGGGGTACGGTGACTCCAATATCTACGGCTATTAATGTCCTTGTGTGTGGCCAGGACGATTATCTGGACTGTTACGGGGACCCGAGTATCACAGGGAAGATCGGGACCGACATCCAGGACAACAAGTGCAGCTGGCTGGTGGTGGAGGCCCTGAAGAGAGTGACCCCCGAACAGCGGGACGTTCTCCAGGTAAAGAATGGCGCAGTCAATCCTGCCATACACTACATCAAACCCCACCAGAAAGTGGCCGTACTCTACATCACACCCCACCAGAAAGCAACCGTCACCTCGGCCGTACACCATATCACAACCCACCAAAGGGCAGCCGTCTCCTCCACCGTACACTACATCACACCCCACTAGTTATCAGGTCTGGTGGGCTTCACGCCATCTCCCATGCCATGCATTTAACCCTTGCTTTTGTTAACAGGAGAACTATGGGCAGGATGACACAGAGAAGGTGGAGCGAGTGAAGCAATTGTATGAGGAGCTAGACCTCTCGGAGGCCTACATGAAATACGAGGAGGACAGTTACCAGAGACTGCAGACCCTCATCTCTCAGCATGCCAATGGTCTGTCCAAAGAGATTTTCCTGGGGCTGGCACGTAAAATCTACAAAAGGCAGAAGTGACGTCATAAACTGTATATAACCCCCCACCCAGAGGGGCTTCTCTGGCAGGTTCTTTGTGATACCCTCTAAAATTGCTGAGTTCAGGGGAGGGAGGCTGTGCCCACATCATATCTCTGTATCAGTGTTATACCTTGATATTCTGGGAGGCTTGGAATGGGTGTTTGGAGAACCCACAGCAGTGAAGACCACGTCTGTAAATGGTTGTAGTCGCGACTCCTGCTTGGTTAGATGTGAATGAGGAAATAAAAGACATAGGTTGTCTACAAGAAGTATGAGTCCACGTCTTCTGCAACGTTCATCAACCCGCACTGGGGCTAAGAGCCAATGCCAACGATCACATATACTGAGCCTAGAAGTCATCGCTAGTGCCAGCAATTAAATATACTGAGACCAGAAGTTGTCACTAGAGCCACCGATCACTTATATTGATTCCAGAAGGCATCACTAGTGCGACCAATCACATATACTGAGCCTAAAAGTCGTCATTACTGCTACCGATCAATTTTACTGAATGCAAAAGTCGTGACTAGTGCCACTGATCACATATACTAAGCCTAGAAGTCGTCACTAGTGCCACCGATCACATATACTAAGCCTAGAAGTTGTCACTAGAGCCACCGATCACATATACGGAGACCAGAAGTCATCACTAGTGCCACTGATCACACATACAGAGGTAGAATTCGTCACTAGTGCCACCGATCACATAATAAGTCCAGAAGTAGTCACTAGTGCCATCGATTACATATACTGAGACTAGAAGTTGTCACTAGAGCCACCGATCACATATATTGAGCACAGAAGTCGTCACTAATGCCACCGATCACATGTACTGAGCCTAGAAGTCCTCACTAAAGCCGATCACATATACCAAGCCCAGAAACTTGTCATAAGAGACACCAATCACAAACTGTGCCCATAAGTCCTCACCAGTGCCACTGATCACACATTCTGAGGCCAGAAGTTGTCCCTAGTGCCAACAATCACATATACTGAGACCAGAAGTAGTCACTCGTGCCACAATcacatatacaccatgttccaaattattatgcaaattacatttttctcagattttcctaaatggtcggtgcaaatgagtcagtctaataaaagtcatcacccgttagagtatacatcgaattttattgaagaaacctcccaatgataacagtataatctccaaaatgattaAAAACTCAAACTGCACTGTTCCaatttattaggcacagtagaatttctaaacatttgatatgttttaaagcactgaaaatgctcatttgctgAATTTgctgcattaggaggtcacattcactgaacaaaaaagctatttaactccaaaacatcctaactggccaagttacatgttaacctagaaccccttctttgatatcaccttcacaattcttgcatccattgaacttgtgagtttttgcataaagtcagaatagcctcccagagctgctgttttgatgtgaactgcctcccaccctcatagatcttttgcttgatgatactccaaaggttctctatagggttgaggtcaggggaagatggtggccacaccatgagtttatctccttttatgcccatagcagccaatgactcagaggtattctttgcagcatgagatggtgcattgtcatgcatgaagatgattttgctcctgaaggcacgtttctgctttttagaccatggaagaaagttgtcagtcagaaactcttatttactttgcagaggtcattttcacactgtTACGGAACCCCACAGTACTCAGAATATAGGTTAATAGttaatagttattgaggttgaaggaagactttaagtccatctagttcaacccatagcctaacctaacatgccctaacatgttgatccagaggaaggcaaaaaaaaaccatgtggcaaagagtaactccaccatggggaaaaaaattccttcccgactccacatacggcaatcagacaagttcccttgaccaacgccttatcaaggaatctagtgtatataccctgtaatattatacttttccagaaaggtatccagtcccctcttaaatgtaagtaatgaatcactcattacaacatcatacggcagagagttccatagtctcactgctcttacagtaaagaatccgcgtctgttattatgcttaaaccttctttcctccagacgtggaggatgcccccttgtccctgtctcaggtctatgattaaaaagatcatcagaaaggtctttgtactgtcccctcatatatttatacattaaaata
This window harbors:
- the LOC143767882 gene encoding farnesyl pyrophosphate synthase-like isoform X2 — its product is MAGTLASDERQEFCSFFDQIVQDLTAEDWGHPEIGDAVLRLRQVLEYNAAGGKCNRGMTVLASYRELVGPKLQMDENIQRALAVGWCVELLQAFFLVADDIMDNSVTRRGQPCWFRRAGIGLDAINDSFLLEASIYRVLKKHCRRQPYYLSLLELFLETSYQTELGQALDLITAQPGKVDLDRYTECRYKSIVKYKTAFYSFYLPVAAAMYMAGIDSEDDHQNAKTILLEMGEFFQIQDDYLDCYGDPSITGKIGTDIQDNKCSWLVVEALKRVTPEQRDVLQENYGQDDTEKVERVKQLYEELDLSEAYMKYEEDSYQRLQTLISQHANGLSKEIFLGLARKIYKRQK